The following proteins are encoded in a genomic region of Populus nigra chromosome 16, ddPopNigr1.1, whole genome shotgun sequence:
- the LOC133675605 gene encoding protein SAR DEFICIENT 1-like isoform X1, with the protein MAAKRFLDEQDSDLDQPVDQKRMRTRPSFASVIGEAVMMNSLKNLCFSLEPMIRRVVNEEVEGSLRRSTCSLTRSSSLQIKALEASSLQLMYSKSLLLPIFTGSKIVDLDSSPLQILIVDTRGDQMVPTYLPHPLKIEVVVLDGDFPSNDSSKWTSEEFDSNIVKERTGKRPLLAGDCLTVTLRDGFAPIGEIEFTDNSSWIRSRKFRLGARVAPGSYQGVKIREAITEAFVVKDHRGELYKKHHPPMLQDEVWRLEKIGKDGAFHRKLTAEGINTVQDFLKLSVVDRQKLRRILGPGMSEKMWEVTIKHARTCDLGNNHFIFRRPNCTITLNSICQIVHAMIDGNSYSNKELASIRGYIETLVRHAYAEWNSLEEVAGVPSDSTPLLTQGEPVDQYLKQHQTTVKSFPPLGYSTDHNRYLEMGNVPSNAYNNWKITSNYYHGAAVEQGIQYSISESSSDGEITSKSYINGDR; encoded by the exons ATGGCGGCCAAACGTTTTCTTGATGAACAGGATTCGGACTTGGATCAGCCAGTGGATCAGAAACGAATGAGAACTAGACCTTCCTTCGCTTC GGTGATTGGAGAAGCAGTAATGATGAATTCCTTAAAGAATCTATGTTTTTCCTTAGAGCCAATGATCAGGAGAGTG GTGAATGAAGAGGTGGAGGGCAGTTTAAGGCGTTCAACATGCTCTTTGACTAGATCATCGTCATTGCAAATCAAAGCCCTTGAAGCATCTAGTCTACAACTAATGTATAGCAAGAGTCTCCTGCTCCCTATATTCACAGGGAGCAAAATAGTTGATCTTGATAGTTCTCCCCTGCAAATCCTTATTGTAGACACGAGGGGTGATCAAATGGTGCCGACATATCTCCCTCACCCGCTCAAGATTGAAGTTGTGGTTCTCGATGGAGATTTCCCTTCGAATGATAGCAGCAAGTGGACAAGTGAAGAATTTGACAGCAATATTGTGAAGGAGAGAACAGGCAAGCGACCTTTGCTCGCCGGAGATTGCTTAACGGTCACTCTACGGGATGGATTTGCACCCATTGGAGAGATTGAGTTCACGGACAACTCGAGCTGGATCAGGAGCAGGAAATTCAGGCTCGGTGCAAGAGTAGCTCCGGGGAGCTACCAAGGCGTTAAAATCCGTGAAGCAATCACCGAAGCTTTTGTTGTCAAAGATCACCGTGGAGAAT TGTACAAGAAGCATCATCCACCAATGCTACAAGACGAAGTTTGGCGGCTTGAGAAGATAGGGAAAGATGGAGCTTTCCACAGAAAGCTAACCGCCGAGGGTATTAACACCGTGCAAGACTTCTTGAAGTTGTCTGTTGTCGACCGACAGAAACTCAGGAGG attttaggcCCTGGGATGTCTGAGAAAATGTGGGAAGTTACAATAAAACATGCGAGGACTTGTGATCTGGGgaacaatcattttatttttcgcCGCCCCAATTGCACCATCACCTTAAACTCTATATGTCAAATCGTGCACGCCATGATCGATGGGAATTCATACTCCAACAAGGAGCTTGCAAGCATAAGG GGTTATATCGAGACTTTGGTGAGACACGCGTATGCAGAATGGAACTCTTTGGAGGAGGTTGCTGGAGTTCCAAGTGACAGTACTCCTCTGCTCACTCAAG gtGAGCCAGTGGATCAGTACCTGAAACAGCATCAGACGACTGTGAAATCATTTCCACCACTTGGGTATTCAACTGATCATAATAGATACCTTGAGATGGGGAACGTGCCAAGCAATGCATACAACAACTGGAAAATAACTTCAAATTACTATCATGGCGCAGCAGTTGAACAGGGAATCCAGTATAGCATCTCGGAGTCGTCATCAGATGGTGAAATAACATCCAAGTCCTACATCAATGGCGATCGATAG
- the LOC133675605 gene encoding protein SAR DEFICIENT 1-like isoform X2: MVIGEAVMMNSLKNLCFSLEPMIRRVVNEEVEGSLRRSTCSLTRSSSLQIKALEASSLQLMYSKSLLLPIFTGSKIVDLDSSPLQILIVDTRGDQMVPTYLPHPLKIEVVVLDGDFPSNDSSKWTSEEFDSNIVKERTGKRPLLAGDCLTVTLRDGFAPIGEIEFTDNSSWIRSRKFRLGARVAPGSYQGVKIREAITEAFVVKDHRGELYKKHHPPMLQDEVWRLEKIGKDGAFHRKLTAEGINTVQDFLKLSVVDRQKLRRILGPGMSEKMWEVTIKHARTCDLGNNHFIFRRPNCTITLNSICQIVHAMIDGNSYSNKELASIRGYIETLVRHAYAEWNSLEEVAGVPSDSTPLLTQGEPVDQYLKQHQTTVKSFPPLGYSTDHNRYLEMGNVPSNAYNNWKITSNYYHGAAVEQGIQYSISESSSDGEITSKSYINGDR, encoded by the exons AT GGTGATTGGAGAAGCAGTAATGATGAATTCCTTAAAGAATCTATGTTTTTCCTTAGAGCCAATGATCAGGAGAGTG GTGAATGAAGAGGTGGAGGGCAGTTTAAGGCGTTCAACATGCTCTTTGACTAGATCATCGTCATTGCAAATCAAAGCCCTTGAAGCATCTAGTCTACAACTAATGTATAGCAAGAGTCTCCTGCTCCCTATATTCACAGGGAGCAAAATAGTTGATCTTGATAGTTCTCCCCTGCAAATCCTTATTGTAGACACGAGGGGTGATCAAATGGTGCCGACATATCTCCCTCACCCGCTCAAGATTGAAGTTGTGGTTCTCGATGGAGATTTCCCTTCGAATGATAGCAGCAAGTGGACAAGTGAAGAATTTGACAGCAATATTGTGAAGGAGAGAACAGGCAAGCGACCTTTGCTCGCCGGAGATTGCTTAACGGTCACTCTACGGGATGGATTTGCACCCATTGGAGAGATTGAGTTCACGGACAACTCGAGCTGGATCAGGAGCAGGAAATTCAGGCTCGGTGCAAGAGTAGCTCCGGGGAGCTACCAAGGCGTTAAAATCCGTGAAGCAATCACCGAAGCTTTTGTTGTCAAAGATCACCGTGGAGAAT TGTACAAGAAGCATCATCCACCAATGCTACAAGACGAAGTTTGGCGGCTTGAGAAGATAGGGAAAGATGGAGCTTTCCACAGAAAGCTAACCGCCGAGGGTATTAACACCGTGCAAGACTTCTTGAAGTTGTCTGTTGTCGACCGACAGAAACTCAGGAGG attttaggcCCTGGGATGTCTGAGAAAATGTGGGAAGTTACAATAAAACATGCGAGGACTTGTGATCTGGGgaacaatcattttatttttcgcCGCCCCAATTGCACCATCACCTTAAACTCTATATGTCAAATCGTGCACGCCATGATCGATGGGAATTCATACTCCAACAAGGAGCTTGCAAGCATAAGG GGTTATATCGAGACTTTGGTGAGACACGCGTATGCAGAATGGAACTCTTTGGAGGAGGTTGCTGGAGTTCCAAGTGACAGTACTCCTCTGCTCACTCAAG gtGAGCCAGTGGATCAGTACCTGAAACAGCATCAGACGACTGTGAAATCATTTCCACCACTTGGGTATTCAACTGATCATAATAGATACCTTGAGATGGGGAACGTGCCAAGCAATGCATACAACAACTGGAAAATAACTTCAAATTACTATCATGGCGCAGCAGTTGAACAGGGAATCCAGTATAGCATCTCGGAGTCGTCATCAGATGGTGAAATAACATCCAAGTCCTACATCAATGGCGATCGATAG